The nucleotide window CGTGGGGTGGTCTCACCGCGGTCGCATACGTCTTAGCCACGCGTGGGTGAACTGCTACAAACGCTGTACACCCTCCCGTGGTTATCCCAAGACGAACGTACCGAAACGGAGAATCTGATTTTGCGTTGCTAATTCGTATAGTGACGTCTACCGGTATAAAACTACAAGTGTCCACATTCAAGCGCTATCGAGAGTAAAATAAGATACGTAGTAACACGTGCGTAGTGAGTGTTGGAGTTGATTTCTACTTCTGATTAGAGTCTCCGGCGATGATGTCAGCGATCCGCTGGCGGTCGAATAACTGCTCGTCACCGAACACATCGGGATAGAGACCCTGAGCCGCCCGCTCCAGTTGGAATAGGTGAGTAATCGGTCCTTGATAGGTGAGGCCGCCGTAGATGACGCGGTCGTTCTTCACCGCGCTGAGTTCGCTCGCGATGTCGTGGTTCCGAAGGTGCGAGACGATGTTCTCCTCGAAGTACTCCTGTGAAATCTCACCCTGGAGTCTGATTGCAAGGGCGTCCGGGTCGATGTCTAGCAGCATCTCGTAGTCTATCGTTCCGCCACCGGCTTGCGCGTCGGTGATGTCGTTTTTCGCCAGCGCATCCCCGACACGCAGGTCCTGCCAGTGTTTCGCCTGTGTTCCCCCGCCGATACGGTACGGGTAGAACGACTCCGGTGGCACCCCAGCGGGGTACAACAAGGCGATGTCGGGCGTGTCGCTGGGAAGCCGCCCCTGTACGTCCGAAAGCAGGTTGTCGTGGTACTCCTTGAACGCCTCGTAACGCGCCTCCTTCTGGAACAGTTGTGCAACCTTCTCGAAGGCTTCGTAGAGCGTGTAGTCGGCGTAGTCGTGCCAGTCGTAAGAACGCGAGAAAACCGTGTTGCCAAAGAATGGCGCGACATTCTCTTGAATCTCGTCGACATCACTTTGGCTCCACTGCAAGCGGTTGACCATGAAGTTCGGGTCAATGACGTGGACGTCGGCGTCAAGTTCATAGAACAGCTCTTTGCCCGTCCCGTCCTGCCAGAGCTCGGTGAGATTGCTCTTGTCGACGGAGACACCGGGCAGTTCCTCGTAGAGGTGCGTCCCGAAGCGAGCTTTTACACCGACAGCCGAGAGCCCGTCACCCTCACCGAGAGCGACACCCATGTCGGCGTAATCGGCGGTGT belongs to Haloferax mediterranei ATCC 33500 and includes:
- a CDS encoding ABC transporter substrate-binding protein; its protein translation is MTDTDPNREGPTRREYLKYGGAVVAGASLAGCTDGSGSTTERPTSTQSDEGTESSESESSDGNAASDGSYSVTMEPVGTVEFDSVPETWFPYTADYADMGVALGEGDGLSAVGVKARFGTHLYEELPGVSVDKSNLTELWQDGTGKELFYELDADVHVIDPNFMVNRLQWSQSDVDEIQENVAPFFGNTVFSRSYDWHDYADYTLYEAFEKVAQLFQKEARYEAFKEYHDNLLSDVQGRLPSDTPDIALLYPAGVPPESFYPYRIGGGTQAKHWQDLRVGDALAKNDITDAQAGGGTIDYEMLLDIDPDALAIRLQGEISQEYFEENIVSHLRNHDIASELSAVKNDRVIYGGLTYQGPITHLFQLERAAQGLYPDVFGDEQLFDRQRIADIIAGDSNQK